The Brasilonema sennae CENA114 genome includes a region encoding these proteins:
- a CDS encoding Uma2 family endonuclease, translating into MLLKLKQLEVPPGQRVLLKNVTWQEFETILQELGEHRAARVAYENGMLEIMTPLPEHERNKENISDLVKVLLEELDIEFMSLGSTTFKNELMDKGIEHDNCFYIQNEPVVRGRDRLDLTVDPPPDLALKIDVTSRTHSSIYEALAVPELWRFEKGKLQINVLQNGKYISSTFSPIFPNFPLQQVIPEYLQQCKTVGRNKTMRAFRAWVQELISKNISRV; encoded by the coding sequence ATGCTATTAAAACTGAAGCAATTAGAAGTTCCACCAGGACAGCGAGTGCTGCTAAAAAATGTTACATGGCAAGAATTTGAAACGATTTTACAAGAATTAGGTGAGCATCGTGCCGCTAGGGTAGCTTATGAAAATGGAATGCTAGAAATTATGACACCACTACCTGAACATGAGCGTAATAAAGAAAATATTAGCGATTTAGTGAAAGTACTCCTTGAGGAGCTAGACATTGAATTTATGTCTTTAGGTTCGACAACTTTCAAAAATGAATTAATGGACAAAGGCATTGAACATGACAACTGTTTTTATATCCAAAATGAACCAGTTGTTCGAGGCAGAGACAGATTAGACTTAACAGTAGATCCGCCTCCAGACTTAGCGTTAAAAATTGATGTCACTTCCCGCACTCACTCTAGTATCTATGAAGCATTAGCAGTACCCGAGTTGTGGCGCTTTGAAAAAGGAAAATTACAAATTAATGTTCTGCAAAATGGTAAATATATTTCGTCTACGTTTAGCCCAATTTTCCCTAATTTTCCTCTCCAGCAAGTCATTCCTGAGTATCTTCAACAGTGTAAAACTGTGGGTAGAAACAAGACTATGAGAGCTTTTAGAGCTTGGGTGCAAGAACTCATTAGCAAAAATATTTCAAGGGTGTAA
- a CDS encoding carbohydrate ABC transporter permease → MKIYNFLTWKTLLYILLTLYAIITLIPFLWALSASFKPLSEIVSGEPNFVPKNFTLDNYKQIFFQEPLFLRWVFNSVVIAISVTVLNLLFNSMAGYALARLNFTGKRFWFFLILTVLAVPAQITLIPTFLILKALGWLNSYQGMIVPSMVNATFIFMMRQFFVNFPKELEEAAQLDGLKTWGIFQHIVLPLAKPALAAQAVFVFMGNWNNFLLPLVILFDPEMFTLPLGLNTFKGQFISYWNYIMAASMVFTLPALAIYAFFNRYFIESVTFTGGKG, encoded by the coding sequence ATGAAAATATATAATTTTTTGACTTGGAAGACACTGCTATACATTTTACTAACACTGTATGCAATCATCACGCTCATTCCCTTTTTATGGGCACTATCAGCATCATTTAAGCCGCTATCAGAAATTGTCAGCGGTGAACCTAATTTTGTACCCAAAAACTTTACTCTCGACAACTACAAACAAATTTTTTTCCAAGAACCGCTGTTTCTGCGGTGGGTCTTCAATAGTGTGGTTATAGCTATCAGTGTGACTGTATTAAACTTGTTATTCAACTCAATGGCAGGTTACGCCTTAGCAAGACTGAACTTTACGGGTAAACGCTTCTGGTTCTTCCTGATTTTGACAGTCTTAGCAGTCCCTGCACAGATCACCCTCATTCCCACATTTTTAATTTTAAAAGCTTTGGGCTGGCTGAATTCCTATCAAGGGATGATTGTTCCTAGCATGGTTAATGCTACCTTCATTTTTATGATGCGGCAGTTTTTCGTGAATTTTCCCAAGGAATTAGAAGAAGCTGCTCAATTGGATGGATTGAAGACTTGGGGTATTTTTCAGCATATTGTTTTACCTTTAGCAAAACCAGCTTTAGCAGCACAAGCAGTTTTTGTATTCATGGGAAATTGGAATAATTTCTTGTTACCTCTAGTTATTTTGTTTGATCCAGAAATGTTTACTCTTCCTTTGGGATTGAATACTTTTAAAGGTCAATTCATTAGTTATTGGAACTATATTATGGCGGCTTCTATGGTGTTTACTTTACCGGCTTTGGCGATTTATGCATTT
- a CDS encoding carbohydrate ABC transporter permease produces MPTILVLGTFVVLPILWAIFLSLHKVQLLGAIKYQFVGFRNFTRLIEDEQVWIALRNTAQYVAIVVPAQTVLALILAVTLNSGIRAKNWWRILYFLPTVTSSAVLTLIFMWIYNTNGLLNDFLAFVGLPTYNWLGDPAVALKGIMLMNIWSTAPFYMVIYLAALQDIPRSLYEAGSLDGANGWQQFIHITIPILRPVTFFVVTIGVIGTFQLFDQSYIFSNGTGGPNNATLTIVLLIYQAVFRNLQMGYAAAIAFLLAAVIIVITLIQRRFFGG; encoded by the coding sequence ATGCCAACCATTCTGGTGTTGGGCACATTTGTCGTGCTACCCATTCTCTGGGCTATTTTTCTTTCTCTGCACAAAGTTCAACTTCTTGGCGCTATTAAGTATCAATTTGTAGGCTTTCGCAACTTCACGCGACTCATTGAAGATGAACAGGTTTGGATTGCTTTAAGAAATACAGCCCAATATGTTGCAATTGTTGTCCCGGCTCAAACTGTCTTGGCTTTAATTCTAGCAGTGACGCTCAACTCTGGTATTCGTGCCAAAAATTGGTGGCGTATCCTTTACTTTTTGCCGACAGTCACTTCATCGGCTGTGTTGACGCTGATTTTTATGTGGATTTATAACACGAATGGGTTACTCAATGATTTTCTTGCTTTTGTAGGGCTACCTACTTACAACTGGTTAGGAGATCCAGCCGTTGCCCTCAAAGGTATTATGCTGATGAATATTTGGTCAACAGCACCGTTTTACATGGTGATTTATTTGGCAGCGTTGCAGGATATTCCTCGTTCACTTTATGAGGCTGGATCGCTAGATGGAGCAAATGGCTGGCAGCAGTTTATTCATATCACAATTCCTATACTCAGACCAGTAACCTTTTTTGTAGTCACAATAGGAGTGATTGGCACGTTTCAATTGTTTGACCAATCTTATATTTTTTCTAACGGCACTGGTGGACCGAATAATGCTACTTTGACAATAGTTCTATTGATATATCAAGCTGTCTTTCGTAACTTACAGATGGGATATGCAGCGGCGATCGCCTTTTTACTCGCAGCAGTCATTATTGTTATCACTTTGATTCAACGGCGGTTTTTTGGAGGCTAA